CCAGGTCCATCCGGAtcttcttctcctgctccagggaGCCTTCGAGCTGCGCGGAAACACAGACATGGGGAGAAAGCTCCGGTTTTCTTCACCTCTGCCTCGGGAAGCTCCTCAGCAGTGCCCGTGGTGGGACCGGCCCACACTCACGTCGTCCGCCTGCTGCTCCAGCTTGACTTTGGCCTTCGTCAAGGTGTTGACCTTGTCTTCCTCCACCTGCAGGTCATCCAGCGTTTGCTGGTGAGCTTCCTGCAGGGCCTTCTTCTCCTTCGTCAGCTTGGCGATGGTCTCGTCCAGCCCGGCCATCTCCTCGGTGAGGTTCTTGACCTGCAGGAGGAGCAACATTGGGCCTCCAGCTTGGTGCCAGAGGTAGGGTAGACCTGGGGGAGGTTGCTGTTGGCCTTGGCCAATGAGGCCACTTCAGTGCAGGAGCAGCCAACCAGCCTTGGGTCTTGTTGATGTAGCCCAACCCAACCAGCTCTGGGTCTTCCCAACCCAACCAACCAGGCTGAGCTGAGTCGAGTCCCCTCAGGTCGGGGTCGAGGCCTCTCCCCGCCCTCACCTTGTTCTCGGTGGCGTGTTTCTCCTTCTCCACCTTGGCCAAAGTCAGCTCCAGGTCATCGATGTCCTTCTTCAGCTCCGAGCACTCGTCCTCCAGCTTCCTCTTCTTGGCCGTCAGCTCGGCGTTCAtctcctcctcgtcctccagCCGCTCCGTCAGCTCCTTCGCCTTGGCCTCCAGCTGGATCTTGTTCTTGATCAGCTGGTCGCAGCGCTCCTCGGCGTCGTTGAGGTTGTCCTGCTCCTGCGTTGGGGCGGCGGGTgaggcgcggcggccccggcggggcggcggtcGCCCCCTCGACGTGGTTTTGGGGGGTGACCTCACTCACGGCCTGCACTTGGAGCTGAAGGTCGTTCTTCTCCTGCAGCAGCGAGACcatcttctcctccagctccttccgcCGGGCCTCCGACTTCTCCAGGGCCTCCTTCAGCCGCCCAAACTCCTCCTTCATGGTCTGCGCCCGAGCCCAGGAGACCAATAGCGACGTCCCATCCCCTCCAACGCGGGCCGTGGGTTGTCCCCACCCGCCCGGCCCGGGACCCCCCTcccacctgcatctccttctccgTCTCGGCGCTCTTCAGCAAGGGCTTGATCTTGAAGTAGAGCTTCATCCACGGCCAGTTCTTCACCCCCATGAAGGCCCTGACGTTCCACTGGATCACCAGCAGCGCGTCCCTACGGTGGGGACACAGACGCCATGGACCTGGTGACCCGCCGGAGGCCCCTCCCCGAGCAGAaagccccgcccccccctcacCGACGCTCCAGGATCTTCTTGAACTCGATGCGCATGAGCTGACCCCGGGCCTGAGCCTGGATGCGGGTGATGATGCGAGAGAGGCGCTCGTCCCgcatctcctccagcagccccagcagcccggCCTTGAAGAAGACCTTCAAGGAGAGATGAAGGTCAGTGCTGCGggtcggggggggtggggtgggtggtggAGTGGATGGAGGGAGCCCGGGTGGACACGGGGACGGTGGGACCGCGAGGTCCCCGAGCCCTCGGGGAGACCGCGCGACCCCACCTTGGTGTGCCCGAACTTGTACTGGTTGTGGTCGATGTCGATGGAGCCCAGGAGCTTCTCGGCGCCCTTGCGGCTGTCGATGAACTGCCCCTCGGGGATGGCCGCGGGGTTCAGGATGCGGTACCTGGGGGCGGGAGAGGGCGGGACGCCCCCGAATCAGCCCCGGCGGGGTTGTCCGCCCCCTCCCCGCATGTCCTCCTGCACGCCTACCGCTGGCGGAAGTCCCCGTAGAGGATGCGGTTGGGGAAGCCCTTGCGGCAGATGCGGATGCCCTCCAGCACCCCGTTGCAGCGGAGCTGGTGCATCACCAGGGGGTTGTCCATCACGCCTGGTGGGGGGGTAGGCGGGCGGGGTCAGCCAGGAGCCGCACCCAGcacccccgtccccgtccccgccctTCTTTTCTCTCACCCGGCGCCTTCCGCTCATTAGGGATGATGCAGCGGACGAAGTGGGGGTGGGTGGTCTTGAGGTTGGCCATCAGCTTGTTGAGGTTCTCCTggcgaggagggaggagagaagaggctgACTGCTGGGCCAGCAGGGGAGGAGCCGGGGGGGCGGTGGGACCGTCCTCCCCGCGGGAGGGTGGTCCTCCCTCCGCCCCACGGCCGGTCCACCACGTAGGGCCCTCACCCGGTGCAGGGCGGAGACGGTCTGGAAGGAGGAACCTTTCTTCTtggctcctttccccttccctccgtCACCGCCTGGGGAAAAGAGGGGTGGGGTGAGGCAGGACAGGAGGCGACTCTCGTGGGCGACTGTCTTCTGCAGCCAGCCGTCTCTCCGTCGCCCCACCGCCCGTCCACCCACCGGCGTCCGCCCCGGCGTAGTTGGAGAAGAGGTTGGCCAAGAGCTTGAGGGCCGACTTCTGGTAGAGCCCCACCACCGTCTCGTTGAGGGGGTCCTTGTTCTTCTCCAGCCACCCCAGGATGTTGTAGTCCACCGTGCCGGCGTAGTGGACGAGCGAGAAGTGGGCCTCCGGCTTCCCCTTGACGTTGCGCGGCTTCCCAAAGTTGGCCGACTTGCCCAGGTGGTTGTCGTAGAGCTTGGCCTTGAAGGTCATGTCCGAGGCCTTGGGGAACATGCACTCCTCCTCCAGGATGGACATGATCCccatgggctggggaggagaCGACCTCGTGGGCCACGGAGGACGCCGAGCGCCACCCAGCCGGCCGCCGTCGGGGTCCCCGGCGAGCTCCGACGGGAAGGATCCTTCTCCGGGAGCCCCCTCCGcccccaggaggcccggggggaGGCGGTACCTTCTCAATGAGGTCGATGCAGGCCTGGAGGTCCATGCCGAAGTCGATGAACTCCCACTCGATCCCCTCCTTCTTgtactcctcctgctccagcacgaaCATGTGGTGGTTGAAGAACTGCTGCAGCTTCTCGTTGGTGAAGTTGATGCAGAGCTGCTCGAAGCTGTTGAACTGGAGGGAGGGGACGCCCAACGGGGTCAACGCAACACGCAATGGGGTCAACCGAATGCCCAACGGGGTCAACGGGATCAACTCAACACCCAACGGGGTGAACACAACACCCAACGTAGTCAACTGAACGCCCAATGGGATCAATGGGGTCACCTCAACACCCAACGGGGTCAACCGAACACCCAATAGGATCAATGGGGTCACCTCAACACCCAACAGGGTCAACCGAACGCCCAATGGGATCAATGGAGTCACCTCAACACCCAATGGGGTCAACTGAACACCCAATGGGATCAATGAGGTCACTCCAACACCCAATGGGGTCAACTGAACGCCCAATGGGATCAACGGGGTCACTCCAACACCCAATGGGATCAAGACAACACCCAGCGGGATATATGGGGCCACTGCAACACCCAACGGTTCAACTAAACACCCAACGGGGTCAACCGAACGCCCAACGGGGTCAACAGGATCAAATCAACACCCAACGGGGTGAACGCAACGCCCCAAGAGGCCAAATTTCCGCCAGAGGTCAACAGGAAGCTTAAGGAGATCGCCTCAACACCCAAGCGGAAAAAGCCGACCCCCAAGAAGAGCGACCCAACCCCCCCGCGGCCCCCTCAAGCCTCACGTCAAAGATCTCAAAGCCGGCGATGTCCAGCACGCCGATGAAGTACTGACGCGGCTGCTTGGTCTCCAGCGAGTTGTTGATCCTGGTCACCATCCAGTTGAACATCTTCTCGTAGACGGCCTTGGCCAACGCCCCGATGGAGTAGTACACCTGCTGGACGTTCTGCCCCTTGGTGACGTACTCGTTGCCCACCTTCACCCGAGGGTGGCACAACCCCTTGAGGAGGTCGGCCGAGTTCAGCCCCATCAGGTAGGCCGACTTGTCGGCGTCTGCAGAGCACGGAGAAGACGAGGCGCGGTCAGGTCCCACCTCGCCCCCGGCTGGGAGGAAGCCCGGGGACCCCGAAACCCGCGCGTCCTCCCCGCCCCACCTTCGGTGCCGTCCGGCTCCGCCTGCTCCTCCCGTTGCTTCTGCTTGAACTTCATGTTGCCGAAGTGCATGATGGCGCCCGTCAGCTTGTAGACGCCGGCCTTCTCCTCGGCGCTGAAGCCCAGGACGTCGAAAGCGCTCTGCGGGGCGGGTGGAGGGGGGTCGGAGGAGGGCCCGGCCGCCCCCACCGCCGAGCCCAGGGGACGTCCGTCCGCTGGCCGCTGTCTGTGCGTCCTTCCCGTCTTCCTGCTCATCGGCCGGTCCAGCCGTCCACTTGAAGGACTCATCCGTGGacacatccatccatccatggacTCACCTACCCACGGACTCCTCCCTCCACCCGTGGATACATCTGTCCATCCATggactcctccatccatccatccatccttctgaGGACTCCTCCATGCATCAAAGgacttctccatccatccatccatccacggactcctccatccatccatccatccatccatccttctgaGGACGACTCCATGCATCAAAGgacttctccatccatccatcttaGGACTcctctatccatccatccacGAACTCCTCTATCCATCCATGGATACTTCTGTCCATCCATGGACACACCCATCCATCTATGCATCCTTCTAAggactcctccatccatccacAGACTcctccatccatctatccacagactcacccatccatccatcttaggacctctccatccatccatccatggacTCATCTACCCATGGGCTCCTCCATCCACCCAAGGACTCGCCCAtccacctccaccccccacccccccccccgtcctaCCTTCTGTCCCGcacccacctcctgccctcccttccccccttcccacccctcccttcctcctctcctccacccacCCGCCTTCCGCCGCCTCAACTCTCCACCCGGCCCTTCGCCTTCTCCTCGGCCGCGGGATGTCCACCTGCCCGCCCCACCGCTTACGTCGGTTGCCAACAGCTCTTCCGAGTCGTCGATGGAGGCCACGGTCACCTCTCCTTGGGAGACGTAGCTGTAGTCGTAGGGGTTGTTGGTGATGAGAAGCATCTCTGCTCCGCGGTGGCCGAGGACGGAGACCAAAAACGAGCGTTTCCAAATTGTCCTCGGTCGCCCCGAGGACGAGCGGACGagcggaggagaggaggaaggagaagacccGACGCCGAGCGCGGCGCCGACCCTCCGCCCGACTCACCCAGCAGCTCCGGCTTCTTGTTGGAGAGGATCTGGTAGAAGATGTGGTAGTTCCTCTCAGCCTTCAGCTGGAAGATGACGCGGGACTTCTCCAGGAGGTCTGGGGCGGGGATGGAGAGGAGGTGggcggggctgggaggaggagacgGATGGACGGACGACGGCCAACCGGACGGACGACGGCCAACCGGACGTCCTCCTCGACCCACTCACAGGTCTCGATGTCGGCCGACGCCAACTTCCCGGTGGCCCCGAAATGGATCCGGATGAACTTGCCCTGGGAGAGCAGCGGCGCGAGATGGAGGCGGCCACCTTCCGCCAGCGAGTCCCGCCCTGTCGTAGACCCCGCCCCGTGGACCCCGCCCCACTCACGAATCGGGACGAGTTGTCGTTGCGGACGGTCTTGGCGTTGCCGAAGGCCTCCAGGGCGGGGTTGGCCTGGATGATCTGGTCCTCCAGGGTGCCCTGGTGACGGGGGGGCGGGACACACGGACAATGGGGGTGGGGCCGGGCGTGGACACCGTTGGGGGAAGCTCCCCGCCGGGGGTTGGGGGCGTGGCCCGAGGACCCACCTTGCTGCTATTGGCCGCCCCCTTCTTGCGGTCGCCGATGGCGGCGATGCTGGCGAAGTATTGGATGACCCTCTTGGTGTTGACCGTCTTCCCCGCCCCGGATTCTCCGCTGGGGGGGGGCGACGGGGAGATGTTGGAGAACATCGCGGTGGCTTCTCCGTCCCACCCCACCGCTATGGGGCGGGgccttgggggggggcggggccttACGTGATGAGGATGGACTGGTTCTCTCGGTCTGccgggagaaaggaggaggaggagtgaggtgGGACGAAGTCGGGGGAGATGTGTGGGGCCTTGGGGCGGAGGTTCTGCAGCCTCTCGGGGGAGGAGCAGGTCTAGGTCGGGACcccttttttggggtggggtcTTCTAGTTTGGGGTCCCGGCGGGAGGTCCCTACCCGTCAGCATGTTCTGGTAGGCGTTGTCGGAGATGGAGAAGATGTGGGGCGGAGCTTCACTCCGTTTCTTGCCCCGGTAGGCGGCCACCACCTCGGCGTTGTAGACGGGCAACCACTTGTAGGGGTTGACCGTCACGCAGAAGAGCCCCGAGTAGGTCTGGAGAAGGGGCGGGTGGGTCAGGGCCACCGGGTGCCACCCCACCAGGAGGGGACGCCCCGGGTCTGGGTGGCGCGAGGGGGGGTGGTGATGGGACACCCTGGGTCTGGGTGGCCCGAGGGGTCTGGGGTTGGGACATCTTGGGtgcagggatgggacatcttggTTTTGGGTGGCCCATGGGGTCTTGGGTTGGGACATCCTGGGTCTGGGTGGCCCTTGGGGGTCTTAGGATGGAACATCTTGGGTGCAGAGATGGGACATGTTGGGTTTGGGTGGCCCCTGGGGTCTTGGGATGGGACATCTTGGGTCCAGAGATGGGACATGTTGGTTTTGGGTGGCCCAAGGTGTCTTGGGTTGGGTCATCTtgggtccagggatgggacatgtTGGCTTTGGGTGGCCCTTGGGGTCTTGGGTTGGGACATCGTGGGTCTGGGTGGCTTGaggggtccagggatgggacatcttggCTCTGAGTGGCCCATGGGGTCTTGGGATTGGACATCTTGGGTCCAGGGTTGGGACATCTTGTGTCTGGGTGGCCCACGGGGTCCAAGGATGGGACATCGTGGCTCTAGGTGGCCATTGGAGTATTGGGTTGTGACATCTtgggtccagggatgggacatcttgtGTCTGGGTGGCTTGAGGGGTCTGGGGTTGGGACACCTGTTGTCTGGGTGGCCCCTGGGGTCTTGGGTTGGGACATGTTGGGTCTTGGGTTGGGACACCTTGGGTCCAGGGTTGGGACATCTTGGCTCTGGGTGGCCCACGGGCATCTGGAGAAGGGCCACCAGGTTCTAGGTGGCCCAAAGTCCACGGGGCAGCCACACCAGGTTCTAGGTGACCCATCGACTCTCCGGAAGGACCATCCAGTTCTAGGTCCCCCAAGAGCTTTAGGGAGGGGTCACCAGGTTCCATCCAGCCCATAGGCTCTGGAGAAAGCCCCGCCCCGTTCCCAGGTGCCCCAGGGGCTTGTGGGAAGGCTCACGTAGATCATCCAGGCGGCGTAGCGCTCCTTGAGGTTGTAGAGGACGGCGGGCTCGTGGAGGAAGGTCAGCATGGCCATGTCCTCGATCTTGTCGAACTTGGGGGGGTTCTGCTGGTGGACGTCGGCCTCCTTCACCGTCACGGTctgcggggggggacacacacggacaCACCCCCACagcgggggggttggggggcgCCCCATAGGTTGGGGGACGctctgggggtgggggtggtgtccCATGGGTTGGAGGGTGTCCAGTGGGTGCGGGGTTGTCCTCATGGGTTGGGGGTGTCCCATGGCTTGGGGGGTCTTCCATGAGTTTGGGGGTTCTCCATGGGATGGGGGTTGTCCTCAGGGGTTGGGGGGGTCTTCCATGGTTTGGGGGGTTCTCCATGGGTTGGGGGGTGTCCTCATGGGTAGGGGGGTCTTTCATGAGTTTGGGGGTTCTCAATGGGTTTGGGGGTCTCCATGGGCTGGGTGTTGTCCTCATGGGTTGGGGGGTGTCCTCATGCCTTGGGGGGTCTCCCATGAGTTTGGAGGTTCTCCATGGAATGGGGGTTGTCttcatgggttggggggggtcttcCATGGGTTGGGGGGTTTTGATGGGTTGTGGGGTGTCCtgatgggttggggggggtcttcCATGGGTTGGGGGGTGTCCAGTGGGTGCGGGGTTGTCCTCATGGGTTGGGGGGTCTTTCATGAGTTTGGGGGCTCTCAATGGGTTGTGGGGTTCTCCATGGGTTGCGGGGTTCTTCATGGGTTGGGAGGTGTCCTGATGGGTTGGGGTGTCttccatggggtggggggggtgtcctcaTGGGTTGTGGGGTATCCTGATGGGTTGGGGGATCTTCCATGAGTTTAGGGGTTCTCAATGGAATGGGGGGTTCTCCATGGGATGGGGGTTGTCCTCATGGGTTGGGGGTGTCTTGCAAGGGTTTGGGGGTTCTCATTGGGTTGGGGTGTTTTCCATGGGGTGGCGGGTGTCCTGATGAGTTGGGGGGTCTCCCATGGGTTGGGGGGTTCTCCATGGGATGGGTGTTGTCTTCATGGGTTGGGGGGGTTCTCCCATGGGTTGGGGAGTGTCCTGATGGTTTGGGGGATCTTTCATGAGTTTGGGGGTTCTCAATGGGTTGAGGGGGTCTTCCATGGGTTAGGAGGTGTCGTCATGTCTTGGGGGGATCATGGACGTCTCCCATGGGTTGGAGGGCGCCCCCTATGGGTTGGGAGGTCCCCCCCATgggttcttccccccccccaggttgtcCCCTATGGGCCTGGCTGCCCCGTCCACCCCCTcgcccccccaaaccctccccccCCATTAACCCTTTGCCCCCCAACTCCCCTCtacccccgcccctcccctccccattaACCCCTTGTGCCCCGCCTCCTCTTCCCACCTCTCCCAGCTCGGTCTGGACGGTGACGTCCCCCCCCTGCCGCCCCACCACCCGTCCCCGGACGAACTCCTGCCGGGGGTGGGGGACGAAGCACTCGCTGCGGGGGTCGAAGGGCCGCGTCTGCGCCGCCAGCCGCTCCCGCTCCCCCTGACGCAGGTACGGGGCTGCCGCCCCCAGCGCCGCCGTCGCCGCCTCCTCCATCCTGACCCACGGCGAGGCCCCGCGTCACGGGGGGGGGCCCCTAGAGCCGCGGGACGGCCCCCGCgcccagccccccctgccccgactCCCCTCGCCGGGCGGAGACCCCCCCATAGCCGTGCCCAGACCCCCAGAGCGATGTCTGGCACCATGCCGAGACCCCTATAGCGATGCCCTGACCCTTATAGCGATGTCTGGACCCCCATAGCGACATCTGGCCCCATGCCCAGACCCCtatagccacccccagccccacacgcagacccccccaccccatagcGATGCGCCGAGCCCATAGCGATACATGCACCCGTAtcccagacccccccaccccgaagcgcccagccccacggctgccccacggcgCCGTCCTCACCTGCAACCTGTGGGTCTGGCAAGTaagctggagggagctgggggggggcgtggggagggTGAGGGGCTGCGCCCCATAGATCCCTGTGCCCCATAGATCCCTGTGCCCCATAGCCCTCCTGTGCACTGCATAGCCCCCCCTTGCACCCCATATCCCCCCTGTGCCCCATAGATCCTTATGCCTTAGAGACCCTCTTTGTGCCCTATAGCCGCCCCCTGCGTGCCCCATAGACCTCCTTTGTGCCCCATAGCCCGCCCCATGTGACCCATAGCCCCCCTGGGTGCCCCATAGATCCCTGTGTCCCATAGccccccccatgcaccccatATCCCCCCGTGCCCCATAGCCCCCCTGTACACCCCATAACCCCCCCAtatcccccctctgccccccagatccgcaccccacatcccccccaccctctctctctctctctgccccacGCCGGCACCTACCGGGGCCCCTCAGCCCCACCGCCTTTATAGGGTgccgtggggcaggggtggggggaggagcaTTCCTGGGGGGGGCTGataagggagggggaggagaaggaggaggggggcagcccccccttccccagccccacggcatcCAGCTGGGGCTCCAGGCATCTGGGCCCCACGTATCCACCCTGCAGCGTGATCTATGGGGCAGAGCTATAGGGCAGAGCGAGGGGTGGGATGTGTGGGGTGTCTGTGGGGCAGGGATGTCTGGGACCCCTATGTGTGGGGTGTCTATGGGTCTGGGGTGCTGGTGTGCCCTATGTGTGGGGTGTCTGTGTGGCTAGGATTCCTGGATGCCCTATATGTGGGGTGTCTATGGGGCAGGGATGCCTTGTTCCCCTATATGTGGGGTGTCTATGGGGCTGGGATTCCTGGATGACCTATATGTGGGGTGTCTATGGGGCAGGGATGCCTTGTTCCCCTATATGTGGGGTGTCTATGGGGCTGGGATGCCTGGGACCCCTATGTGCGGGGTGTCTATGGGGCAGGGATGCCTCATTCCTCTATGTGTGGGGTGTCTATGGGGCTGCAGTGTCCCTGGCCAATGTCCCGCCACCCGCGGGGTGGTGACACCTCGTCGCTGCCAGGTCTATATCGGGACATGGTGGGGGGGATTTTGTTATCTCGTTCCCCCTCCCTAACGAggcgccgtggggccggccgtggggctgggatgggaggaggaggaggagggggggggggctggcagccggcCCCGAACACGGCGTCCACTTTGTCATCGGGGAGGTGACAAGTGTCCCCGGCGAGGTGACACATTCCCGCGGGGGGGGAGGCCGAGCCGGTCCTCCCCCCCATTGTGCCCCATagaaccccccccgccccatagaTGTCCTAGAGAGCCCCATAGATGACCTATACAGTCCATAGAGACCGTATAAAGCCCCATAGAGTCCCTATAGGGCCCCACCGAGACCTATGGGACCCCATGGGGACCCTGTCGAGCCCCTCCCCCCCACGGCCGCGGTCCTGCGGGGGAGGGGAGCCGCCCGGACGCCTGCGTCCCCCGGGGTCGGTCATGGGGCAGCGAGagcgggggaggggcggggtgACAGATGGACGGGGAGGGGGACGGAcacgggggggggacagggtggggggggccgtggggagaTGGGGGGCCGGAGAATCGTCGAAtcgtttcggttggaaaagaccttcaagatcctCGAGTCTGACCATCGCCCACGCCCACTCCCCCGTGGGgtggagtaccccgtccactcgggGTTTGAccacctccagggacggtgactccaccacttccctgggcagcctggtccaacgTCTGACGACCCTCTCGGgacagaattttttcctaatatctcacCCAAATctccctgccgcaacttgaggccgtttcctctcctcctgtccctagttacttgagagtagagaccagcacccacctcgctacaccctcctttagggagttgtagagagcgatgaggtctcccctcagcctcctcttctccagactaaaccaccccggttccctcagccgctcctcggaagttctcgagacccttctccttgttctccagacccctcaccacctcggttgcccttctccggacacgctccagcacctcaacgtctttccccgtagcgaggggcccaaaactgaagccaggactcgaggtgtcacctcaccagtgcccagtacaggggacaaccacctccctgctcctgctggccacactatttctgatgccggccaggatgccgttggccttcgtggccacctgggcacactgctggctcatattcaggtggttgttgaccagcacccccaggtcttcttctgccgggcagctttccagcccctcttccccaagcctgtagcgctgcgtggtgttgttgtgacccaagggcaggacccagcacttggccttgttgaacctcatacaaatGACCTCGGtccatggatccagcctgtccagatccctctgtagagccttcccaccctccagcagatcgaccttccctcccaacttggtgtcgtcgccaaacttgctgagggagcactcaatcccctcatccaaattatcgataaagctattggaaccagtcccaatcctgagccctggggaacgcCGCTTGTGACCGTTCGCCAACCAGATTTAACTCtcttcaccacgaccctctgggctcggccatccagcccgttttttcacccagcg
This genomic window from Harpia harpyja isolate bHarHar1 unplaced genomic scaffold, bHarHar1 primary haplotype scaffold_65, whole genome shotgun sequence contains:
- the LOC128138607 gene encoding myosin-6-like, giving the protein MEEAATAALGAAAPYLRQGERERLAAQTRPFDPRSECFVPHPRQEFVRGRVVGRQGGDVTVQTELGETVTVKEADVHQQNPPKFDKIEDMAMLTFLHEPAVLYNLKERYAAWMIYTYSGLFCVTVNPYKWLPVYNAEVVAAYRGKKRSEAPPHIFSISDNAYQNMLTDRENQSILITGESGAGKTVNTKRVIQYFASIAAIGDRKKGAANSSKGTLEDQIIQANPALEAFGNAKTVRNDNSSRFGKFIRIHFGATGKLASADIETYLLEKSRVIFQLKAERNYHIFYQILSNKKPELLEMLLITNNPYDYSYVSQGEVTVASIDDSEELLATDSAFDVLGFSAEEKAGVYKLTGAIMHFGNMKFKQKQREEQAEPDGTEDADKSAYLMGLNSADLLKGLCHPRVKVGNEYVTKGQNVQQVYYSIGALAKAVYEKMFNWMVTRINNSLETKQPRQYFIGVLDIAGFEIFDFNSFEQLCINFTNEKLQQFFNHHMFVLEQEEYKKEGIEWEFIDFGMDLQACIDLIEKPMGIMSILEEECMFPKASDMTFKAKLYDNHLGKSANFGKPRNVKGKPEAHFSLVHYAGTVDYNILGWLEKNKDPLNETVVGLYQKSALKLLANLFSNYAGADAGGDGGKGKGAKKKGSSFQTVSALHRENLNKLMANLKTTHPHFVRCIIPNERKAPGVMDNPLVMHQLRCNGVLEGIRICRKGFPNRILYGDFRQRYRILNPAAIPEGQFIDSRKGAEKLLGSIDIDHNQYKFGHTKVFFKAGLLGLLEEMRDERLSRIITRIQAQARGQLMRIEFKKILERRDALLVIQWNVRAFMGVKNWPWMKLYFKIKPLLKSAETEKEMQTMKEEFGRLKEALEKSEARRKELEEKMVSLLQEKNDLQLQVQAEQDNLNDAEERCDQLIKNKIQLEAKAKELTERLEDEEEMNAELTAKKRKLEDECSELKKDIDDLELTLAKVEKEKHATENKVKNLTEEMAGLDETIAKLTKEKKALQEAHQQTLDDLQVEEDKVNTLTKAKVKLEQQADDLEGSLEQEKKIRMDLERAKRKLEGDLKLTQENIMDLENDKQQLEEKLKKKEFEIHQQNSKMEDEQALVLQLQKKLKELQARIEELEEELEAERTGRAKVEKLRSDLSRELEEISERLEEAGGATSVQIELNKKREAEFQKMRRDLEEATLQHEATAAALRKKHADSVAELSEQIDNLQRVKQKLEKEKSELKLELDDLGSNMEQLIKAKVGMEKVSRTMEDQAAEHRAKLEETQRALNDTSTQRAKLQTENGELSRQLEEKEALISQLTRGKQSYTQQMEDLKRQLEEEMKAKNALAHALQSARHDCDLLREQYEEETEAKAELQRSLSKANSEVAQWRTKYETDAIQRTEELEEAKKKLAQRLQEAEEAVEAVNAKCSSLEKTKHRLQNEIEDLVADLERSTAAAAALDKKQRNFDKVLSEWKQKLEESQTELEASQKEARSLSTELFRLKNAYEESLEQLETFKRENKNLQEEISDLTEQLGASHKTVHELEKVRKQLDAEKLELQAALEEAEASLEHEEGKILRAQLEFNQAKADYERKLAEKDEETEQAKRNHLRAVDSLQTSLDAETRSRNEALRLKKKMEGDLNEMELQLGHANRLAAEAQKQVKTLQGYLKDTQLQLDEAARVTEDLKENVAIVERRNNLLQSELEELRAAVEQSERARKLAEQELIEAGERVQLLHSQNTSLINQKKKMEGDVSQLQAEVEEAVQECRNAEEKAKKAITDAAMMAEELKKEQDTSAHLERMKKNTEQTIKDLQLRLDEAEQLALKGGKKQLQKLEARVRELENELEAEQKRNAESVKGLRKSERRVKELSYQTEEDRKNLVRLQDLVDKLQLKVKAYKRQAEEAEEQANTNLAKFRKAQHELDEAEERADIAESQVNKLRAKSRDIGAKKGLNEE